In Nitrososphaerota archaeon, a single genomic region encodes these proteins:
- a CDS encoding glycosyltransferase family 2 protein codes for MKYNEIPSGTQVSIIIPTYNESQNILKILKSIQDNLPKNTRTQTIVVDDNSPDGTGKLVEEYMQSVKKFANNTIEVIHRKTKDGLASAILKGVQLATGNTIVVMDSDLSHPANLLPKMIDALKHPKYDIVVASRYVNGGAIVGWTRKRKLLSKLATFIAKRGLGVNTKDPMSGFFAFKKPVIQGLSFDAIGYKMLLEILVKAKNANVLEIPYTFTNRELGKSKLDSKTIFDYFKAVWKLYRYGKEANKEERRNSVMFFSKAGRFYSIGAIGLAINYVVSSLFTDVVSDLWYLHATIIGIAVSMSSNFILNKIWTFGDSNFELRQTSIQYAKFIGLSSLGALAQLAIVYLLVDHNKMDYPIALVLAVATSALSNFVLNKKLTFKEKIWS; via the coding sequence ATGAAATACAACGAGATCCCTAGTGGTACTCAGGTATCTATTATCATCCCAACATATAATGAATCACAAAACATTCTCAAAATTCTAAAATCAATTCAGGATAATTTGCCAAAGAACACTCGGACACAAACAATAGTAGTTGACGACAATTCCCCGGATGGGACAGGTAAGCTGGTCGAGGAATACATGCAAAGCGTCAAAAAGTTTGCAAATAACACCATCGAGGTAATACATAGAAAGACAAAGGACGGACTAGCATCTGCAATACTCAAAGGCGTGCAACTTGCTACTGGTAATACCATAGTTGTCATGGACAGCGATTTGTCGCACCCTGCAAACCTCTTGCCAAAAATGATTGATGCACTAAAACACCCAAAATATGATATTGTCGTCGCATCGCGTTACGTAAATGGCGGCGCCATTGTCGGTTGGACCAGAAAAAGAAAATTACTATCCAAACTTGCGACATTTATCGCAAAACGCGGCCTTGGAGTAAACACCAAAGATCCAATGTCTGGCTTTTTCGCATTCAAAAAACCAGTGATTCAGGGCTTAAGCTTTGACGCAATAGGCTACAAGATGCTGCTTGAAATCCTAGTAAAGGCAAAAAACGCAAACGTCTTGGAAATCCCCTACACATTTACAAACCGGGAATTAGGAAAAAGCAAGCTTGACTCTAAAACAATATTTGATTATTTTAAGGCAGTCTGGAAGCTATATCGATACGGCAAGGAGGCAAACAAGGAAGAAAGACGCAATTCTGTCATGTTTTTCTCAAAGGCAGGTAGATTCTACTCTATCGGCGCAATCGGCCTTGCCATAAACTATGTTGTCTCGTCGCTCTTTACTGACGTGGTTTCGGATCTGTGGTATTTGCACGCAACGATAATTGGTATTGCAGTGTCAATGTCTAGTAACTTTATTCTCAACAAAATATGGACCTTTGGGGACAGCAACTTCGAGCTAAGGCAGACATCTATCCAATATGCTAAATTCATAGGCCTAAGCTCGCTTGGTGCACTAGCACAGCTTGCAATCGTGTATTTGCTAGTTGATCACAACAAAATGGACTATCCAATAGCACTTGTTCTGGCGGTTGCAACAAGCGCACTATCTAATTTTGTATTGAACAAAAAACTGACATTCAAAGAAAAAATCTGGTCTTAA